From a single Adhaeribacter swui genomic region:
- a CDS encoding M28 family peptidase gives MKKVLVLLAIVISIGLISAYVIFNPVIEVGMKSTPEIKVVNSRLYADVQYLTNIKPARQAFNPAGIEQAATYIYQEFKKISERVSYQEFQVNGQTYKNVICTLGPGTGERIILGAHYDVCGNQPGADDNASGVAGLLELARLLHAEEKTLKYRIDLVSYCLEEPPFFKTESMGSAVHAKSLKKEGVTVKAMVCLEMIGYFSEEKGSQRYPVPGMDAIYPDKANFISVVGDLNQNELVAHVKKYMLAGSAIDVQSLNAPASIPGVDFSDHLNYWANGYPAVMITNTSFYRNPNYHQVTDTLDTLDFAKMAEVVKGVYWAVMHL, from the coding sequence ATGAAAAAAGTGTTGGTTTTACTGGCAATCGTAATAAGTATTGGGCTGATTAGTGCGTATGTTATTTTTAATCCTGTAATAGAAGTTGGTATGAAGAGCACGCCGGAAATAAAAGTAGTAAATAGCCGACTTTACGCTGATGTACAGTATCTGACAAACATTAAACCGGCCCGGCAGGCTTTTAATCCTGCGGGCATCGAGCAAGCCGCTACATACATTTATCAGGAATTTAAAAAAATAAGCGAACGGGTAAGTTACCAGGAATTTCAGGTAAACGGGCAAACGTATAAAAACGTGATTTGTACCCTGGGTCCCGGTACCGGCGAACGCATTATTCTGGGCGCCCACTACGACGTGTGCGGCAACCAACCCGGCGCTGACGATAATGCCAGCGGGGTGGCCGGTTTGCTGGAGTTAGCCCGGCTTTTACACGCCGAAGAAAAAACTTTAAAATACCGCATCGATCTGGTTTCATATTGCCTGGAAGAGCCGCCATTTTTTAAAACCGAATCCATGGGCAGCGCGGTACACGCTAAATCTTTAAAAAAAGAAGGCGTAACGGTAAAAGCCATGGTGTGCCTCGAAATGATTGGCTATTTCTCTGAAGAAAAAGGCTCGCAACGCTACCCGGTACCCGGCATGGATGCCATTTACCCCGATAAAGCTAATTTTATATCGGTAGTCGGAGATTTAAACCAGAATGAGTTAGTAGCGCACGTAAAAAAGTACATGCTGGCTGGTAGCGCCATTGACGTGCAATCCCTGAACGCGCCCGCATCTATTCCGGGTGTAGATTTTTCAGATCACCTGAACTATTGGGCCAATGGGTACCCGGCCGTAATGATTACCAACACCTCTTTTTACCGCAACCCTAATTACCACCAGGTTACAGATACCCTGGATACCTTAGATTTCGCCAAGATGGCCGAAGTAGTAAAAGGGGTGTACTGGGCGGTAATGCATCTGTAA